The genome window GAAAATGCTCGGAAAGGGATTTCGAAGATTCTGAAGAACGAGTATTGGAATCCGGGGCAGAGAGCGAACCAAAGAGAggcttttcttttgtttttattcaggAGGTTGAAGCGGGCGATTTTTGGACGGACCCGCTTCTCTCATCGCCCTTTGATTCTTTCCTTGCATTGATTTTTCCTGTTCTTTTCGTCCCTACCCTTTAcgtttctcttcttttctttttcctttctccacGTTTTTCCGCCCGGAAAACCGAGGTTAGGCTCtgtttggaaaaaataaatcctAGCAATCAGCTCtgttcatttatatattaaaaaaaacaaaaatcatttccATATAAATGTCCGAAGAATTCTCCCCAAAAACTTCATGTTTTCTTCCTCGTTCCCTTTTCATTGTTTTCGTTCCCTTTCTTTTCCATGAAGacggaaaaacaagaaaatccCGTTTTGTAACCCTCCAAGTTTGGGTCTTTGGAAAAGCCTTTTTTCcatgattttcaaaatagaaTTAGAGTAGAGAGAGATACAAGTCAACTAAGATAATGAGTAAAACACAGTCGCTCCGTCTGGTACCACACTACCTATCCCATTTTTCCATTCCAAATTGAAGTCTCAGGAGAACACCAAAGCATAAGACATGGAAACAAGGCATCATTTCATCAGTATCTTAACGTGATTAACACCTGATCTAGTGTTCTTACAttcgaaggaaaaaaaaaacaaacaaaagaaaaaaacaactccCAAAGAGATCAACATAAAGGGATGTCATGGCCAGTGTTTGTGTTCACTCGGCCGGAAAAATGCAGAAGAAACGAGCCATCTTTATGACTATGAATCATCGAAGAATACCTACTATAACGTGATAAGGTAACAAACAAACAAGACAACAGAGAAGACCCAATGCCCATGGGTAATGCCTAACTGATGCAGTTGAAACCACTTCCACCTCATTATGGAACCTCAAATGTAAGAAGCAACTGGATACAGAGTAACAAATAATAAGGAACTTGTGCAAGAATAAAATCAttgcttttttaaaaattacaggATTGGAGTGACTGCTTGTTATAATCCCTGACTTGTGCTCAAGGGACCAAGAACCCCAAGTCCAAAATGGGGTTTTTGCAAGCACTGTTTCAAAAATCTCTACCGTTCCAAACACTTGCAGAAGAAACTCTAACTTCAGCCCACCCTCTAGCCTCGCCAACAGCTTTTTCAGCTTGTCATCACTCAAATCTAGATGAGATTAGCCCTCTTCAAAAACCTGATTGTTCTGCAATAATAGGGCCATATCGACTCCACAAAGTCTAGGTACCTCTCCAATAACCATTCTTGCAAATCTTTCAACTTTCTTCTTGATAGCTCTCTGTAGTCCAAGTTCTTGATGTCGACAACAGGTTGCCAAAAACGAGCTTGTATGTCTTCTTTAAGCTTGCCGTGAGCAATATAAGTATAGGCCAGAAGATAGTAAGTGGGTATGTTCTTGACTAATTTAACTGTCTGCTTGAAGCTAAAGACATACAGTGCACATATCCCTCGGAGCATCTTGATGTAAAGAGCAACAATCAGGGGTCCAAGAACCCACAAAGGAGCCAACTCCTTCGAAACTTCAGGTCCATAAGCCACATTAACAGCCAGGTACAAAGGTATGCTGCAAATAAAACACTAGAATTAGAAGCAAAACAGTTTTTTGGGATTTAGCCTAGCTTATCATGGACAAGAAAGAATAAGTTGAAATTTGTACAAGCGGAAtgcagagagagagaaggggagTGGATGGGAGGGGAGAGAAGAAACATTGGGTCAAACccattatacttacaatatcAGCAAGGGTATCTTTATCACTGCGTCCATACCCAGAAAGTAGAACCAAACAGCCTTTAGAATCTCACCTCTGTCCTTATTCTGAATCTCATTCTGagtttctaatatttctttCACAGCTGGTCCTTCACCTAAAATCTCATCTACTTCTTGACTGGGCGATTGTGTGCGTAACATTGTCAACCATTTCTTGAACAAGTTCTGTATGGCCAGAGACCCACCAATTGTCCCATTTGCTTCAGAAGAATAGGGAAGAGGAACATTCTGTGACTTTGGAGATTCAGTTATTGTCTCTTCATTCCCTTGTGGAGCATATGAAAGTCTCACGGAATTCTTGGGGGACTTTGATCCACTTGCTCTCCCTCCTGATTCATCATTTTGTGCACTACCTTTAAAGGCACAAATTTTCAAAGGTCTTCGTTTTGGAACTCGAACACAAGGAGTCCCTACACTGTGGGAACAACTTATCTGAATTTCTAATTGAAGATATAAAAGCATAAAGGAAGAAATTTAAATACTTGCAAATGGACATCATAAATTTTGACCAATATAGgactaaataaaaatagactCCATTGATTCGGATGATGCTAGCCCATGTCATTCCCTAAAATGAAAGGATAAAAAATAGGAATCATAGTTAAATCGatataaaaaaatgcaaacCATGTCATTCCCTAAAATCCTAAAAGGATTGCACACATAATACGGAGTGGATTCAATGATCCATGTCAAATGAAATGCCAAATAATTGAATGATTTCATTTCAGAGGAATTATCTAAATATCACTTAAGAGTGGATCCACATCAGATAAACAGAAAAAGATGTCTATGAAGCATCCAGCAAATTCTGCACTGAAATGTGGATAGCTGACCATAAGAAAACAACAATTCCACATGGTTTACTGGGTGGCCAGAGTTAAGACCAACCTTAGGTGGCATACCCTTCCGTAGCCTATCAGACATCTGAAATCAGGTGGGGTCAGAATAGCATCCAGAAAACCACATGACAAAAATGCAAATACAAAATCCTAAATGGAacacaagaaaaatgaaggtTCCAACACACCTAAATAGTTGGTTTGGTCACAAGTTAGAAATAAAACTTGAACTAATATCATATACATATAGAGAAGTCATAGATTTTACTAGGTCTGatcatttttaagaagaaaaaagtcaaatattttagaaaatgtatTTATACATGTCAGAATCTGATCAACTAAATCACAGATGAAATACAGAAAAGTCTAATGTTTGATCAACTAAATCACTAAGGTGCTCTAAATTTAAAGTTCCCAAGTGCTTTAGCAAATTAGCATCAATTTCAAGGAGTAAAGcctcaaaatgaaattatggaagTGCCTTCCTTCCAATATGACAAGATGGTGCATAACAACCAATATCATTTCAGATCATTCCACCAAATTGCATTGCATTAGTTACCTTTACCAAGTACTGTTATTTACTAGCCCATACTCtagttaaatttattttacttctacttaaaaattagaacaaaCAGACTAAATTCTAAGAACCTCAAAGCCAACAGTGAATCCAATTGTCAACAGTTCAATAAAAGAAGTAGCAACAAAACAAATATGTAAGGAACAAAACCTCACCTTAAATGAAGATTACGCTTCAATGAGAAACTTATATCAGGTTTCCCAACTATGTGACGTGTTTTTACATATTGCTTCAATTTTATCCCTTTGGTCCATGAATGAGATCTAGTGGGAAATGTTGCATAAGAGCCCTGAAACGCAATACACAAGATAATCCTCCACAAAGTTAAGATATATGAAAAGAAACTTAAAGAAAGCAGCTTATTGACTATGTGAGAATGAGATCTTGAAAGGAACGTTGCATCATATGTACTAAGTGTTAGTTTTCATGCATGCAGGATTTATGAAATCCGAATTTAGGGACAGCTTTTGACCTCACCGCAGAATAATAAAAGACAGTGTATAATTTCCACAAAACACTACTTTTGATGTAATTTACAGGAAAATGAAATaccaaaaatgaattttcacaAATTACCGGCACATGGTGAGTTGCCAATGCCATTGGTTCCACCTTAAGCACCCAATCATTTACTCAAGGGGACCTGATTCAATAAACAAGCACAGTGATCAATTCTTTGCAAACATTGGTAGcgccaaaaacaaaaagaaggaaaCATAAAAGCCACGGTGAGAAGGAGAACCTATTTAAGAATGATAGCTTCCAATCACAGTTATTCAAAGACAAAACTTCAACTAATCACAAAATAAACACAAGCTAGTTATTGATTCAGATATTTCAAACTTTCTCCCGAATATTGTTCAATTGAAAGAACTGGTGTAAGACTACATCTAATAATCAATAACAACCAGAATCAGACAATTCCTATAATCACTTGTCAGCAAACGAACCTCCAAAAATGCCTTGTTCACttgatgaaaataggaaaacaaaagaaaacaaattaaaatcttaaACCCAGACTTTTGGAGCATGGGAtcgaaacaaaaaaaaataaaaaatacaagaacCTTCATTCAACTGAACATAGTAGTATTATGGGCATTCCAATTTTTTGTAAACAAAAACAACATGAACCATAATATTCAagattcaattttcttttcttttccacaattttccAAGCAATCAAGTGAAAGGATAGCGAAAACCGACCAAGGGTTTCACCTAAAACAACAGGAGACACAATgggttatttttttcaaaaaccaagtATTCCccaaaaagaggaaaagaaaaacttcATCCCTTGACAAATTATAACAAGAACCCAGCAATGCCTGATTCCACTTGTaagaaaaacaacttaaaaatcaaataaaataactctGCACGATTGCTAAGAAAGCGCAGGAAAATAAACATCCAAAACAAACCACAAGATGttcaaaattaagtttttttctcACCATAATTTTTCCCGCAGCCAAAACGAAGAAAACCGGAAACCCAGAAAAAATCTTATCCAAAGCAACAAGAAACACCAGAACCAATCAAAAAACCGAACATTCAAATACAAAAACCACTAAACAAAATACCCAGAAAGCAAAACcctaaaagctaaaaaaaaaaaaaaatcaaatcaagggCACTCACAGAAACATCAAACAACCCAAAAACTCCAATCACAGAGCACTGAATTGCATCACAAAAGGATAAGACGGCGCAATTCAATTACCTGCCAACAATAATTCATGGGCTCTTCAAAATCTTGAGAACATGAAACAAAATGCACCCAAAAAGGCAAACGAAGTGAAGGGTTCTGTTATCTGTTTATTGTCTAATTCAGAATCTATAAAGAGAGTGGATAAAAATATTGGGGAAATGAAGAGAAATAAAGAAGCTTTCTTAACAGTGAAATTAGGGTTTTGAAGATTGCTTTTCCTTCCATTTGTCTTAATTCCTCTCTGGATAAAGCACACAAACTCGAGGGTAATAAGGTAATGTCAGACggttaacaaattttttttttcaataattaaaataaaaataattttttcaaaataaaaataaaaataaaattggtggTGGGTGTTGAATGGCCCGTTTTGGGGGCATTTGGGGCCCGGTCTAACACGTGTGAGCCTTTGAAaccaaagaaaattatataaaataatttttaataattttctttttcatgtttttgaaaattttgaacaatttgGAGCCATTAAAGTTAGTGGGGTGAGtttataatttattctttttatggaaaattaatATAGAAAGTAATATCACCGATAGACTAATAATTGTAGTTTGAGTATGTTTTAAgaagtaaatataaaaaatgttagaaacaaaaaaaaaaaaaaaaaagtaagaaggTATATTCAACCCCAAACTCACCCAACAATTCCCTACCTCAAAACAACACTTCCATatattttgacccaaaataatacattttaaaaaaaaaattcaaaaactaaacttatttttaaaataatgttcaaTCTAATGCGACTGTACCACATAAGTTGTCATGTCATAAAATCGcagttggtaactacggtttctataaaaccgtagtcaccaaccacagttttaactttaagtttaaagtcGTAGTTGATGACTACAGTTTTgacttcttttaaaaattatcaaagtcgTAGTCATTAAGTGTGACTttaactttataaatatttattagaactttaattttttaaataaaatattatattattttgattttaaataaacttatttcattatttaaaatataataatatataaaattaaatatttgatatttttaatttgatataaaaatatattttttaattttattaaaataataggcactatattaatataaatatatttagtttattatatttaaatataataaattatgaaagcctattaaaaaaataaataatataaattattatattaattaataattttttatatggtatataatatcacatgtatataagttcaatttaagtttaaaatttatcatattttaagttCCTAATATCATATCCATatgttaataatttatttatatatttaaataaaaatgtgataaattttaaacttaaattaaacttttatatatatgtgatattatataccacttacatataatatataaaaaattattaattaatataataatttatatatttttttttctaaataggcatttataatttatttattttaaataaatataatttatttatatttaattttaattaactaattatatttatattaaatatagtgtcaattgttttaataaaattaaaaatgtatatttttataaaaatatatttttaataaatataattgatattttaaattttatataaaaatatatttttataattttattaaagcaattgacactatatttaatataaatataattagttaattaaaattaaatataaataaattatatttatttaaaataaataaattataaatgtctatttagaaaaaaaaaatataaattattatattaattaataattttttatatattatatgtaatgtaagtggtatataatatcacatatatataaaattttaaatttaaattgaacttatatacatgtgatattatataccacttacatatagtatataaaaaattattaattaatataataatttatattatttgttttttaataggcattcatattttatttatatttaaatataattaactaaatatatttatattaaatatagtgtctattattttaataaaataaaaaaatatatttttatatcaaattaaaaatataaattatttaatttcatatattgttatttttaaaaaaatgaaataagtttatttaaaatcaaaataatataatatttttatttaaaaaattaaagttatatataaatatacataAAGTTAAAACAGTAGttgacaatttttaaaaaaaatcaaaaccgtAATAACTAACTACaactttaaacttaaagttaaaaccgtgattggtgactacggtttctAACCGTTCTAGAAAAATAATACCGTAATCACTAATTACAGTTTTATGACATGACAATTTATGTGACACAGACGCAATTGggcattattttgaaaacaagtttagattttggatttttttttattttttaaatatactaTTTTGGATCAAAGCTCCATATATTCTATGAGGGCGGGCCggagcttttattttttttatatattgctTAGGAATCTTCCCCGTTCAATATATGGGATGAGATGTAAAACATCTAATTGAAGGTACTAAGAATCCAATCTGTAAAATATACATAGTGATTTAACTTGAGTGGGTTTATCCTAGCCAATCCGATATCTATATAAAGTTGAGcaaacatatttaatacttTAGTTGAACTtgtattaagtttttttaactTGAAACTCAATTTAAATTAAACTCAAATCAATGTTCAAACAACCcgaatataatatttataatattaattatttttaaattttaaaaaaatatatcaaattataattatatcttatactttttcatttcttttataaacatatataaacttatttttaatttttactgttatcttgaaattttattttatttaccatttaaattgtaatata of Vitis vinifera cultivar Pinot Noir 40024 chromosome 17, ASM3070453v1 contains these proteins:
- the LOC100265372 gene encoding uncharacterized protein LOC100265372, which produces MALATHHVPGSYATFPTRSHSWTKGIKLKQYVKTRHIVGKPDISFSLKRNLHLSVGTPCVRVPKRRPLKICAFKGSAQNDESGGRASGSKSPKNSVRLSYAPQGNEETITESPKSQNVPLPYSSEANGTIGGSLAIQNLFKKWLTMLRTQSPSQEVDEILGEGPAVKEILETQNEIQNKDRGEILKAVWFYFLGMDAVIKIPLLIFIPLYLAVNVAYGPEVSKELAPLWVLGPLIVALYIKMLRGICALYVFSFKQTVKLVKNIPTYYLLAYTYIAHGKLKEDIQARFWQPVVDIKNLDYRELSRRKLKDLQEWLLERYLDFVESIWPYYCRTIRFLKRANLI